From the genome of Nicotiana sylvestris chromosome 2, ASM39365v2, whole genome shotgun sequence, one region includes:
- the LOC138885086 gene encoding classical arabinogalactan protein 9-like gives MHAQDRVEIEAKGSRESGHYSDARAPAAVRHGRGYISRPAHSALPTASGIPTPHRPQESYYAPPVSSAPPARGASSGQTSRPGSSQPQPPHPPRACFECGDTCHMVRDFPKIKRGASPQTSQPQRAPPGPQAMITAPVATSPAQPARGGGRGVPVVRDFPDVFPADLPDMPPNRDIDFGIDLLLGTQPIFIPPYPMAPSELKDQLQELLDNCFIWPSVSPWVLLSCL, from the exons atgcatgctcagGATAGAGTAGAGATAGAGGCCAAggggtctcgagagtcgggccattattctgatGCTCGTGCtccagctgcagttcgtcatggtagagGTTATATAAGTCGCCCTgctcattcagctcttccaacagccagtggtattccaactCCTCATAGACCTCAGGAgtcttattatgcacctccagtatctagtgcacctcctgcacggggtgcttctAGCGGTCAGACCAGTAGACCTGGCTCGAGCCAACCACAGCCGccacatcctcctagagcttgttttgagtgtggcgacacatgccatatggtgagggattttcccaaaaTTAAGAGGGGTGCATCTCCACAAACTTCCCAGCCACAGCGTGCTCCACCAggtcctcaggctatgattacagcaccagttgcCACCtcgcctgcccagccagctagaggtggaggtcggggag tcccagtagtacgggacttccctgatgtgttcccagctgatcttccggATATGCCACccaacagagatattgatttcggcattgatttgttgctgggcactcagcctatttttaTTCCTCCTTATCCTATGGCTCcttctgagttgaaggatcagttacaagaattgcttgataattgttttatttggcccagtgtatcaccttgggtgctcctatcttgtttgtga